Proteins from one Penicillium digitatum chromosome 2, complete sequence genomic window:
- a CDS encoding SsDNA binding protein, putative, with translation MSAFLSSVRPALRMANAPQAARAFSSSPAHSVARLTLTGRLGAEPELHATSSGQEIVKYNIATSHGPRDNRQTSWWRITNFVPEGSQRDYILGLQKGTLLYVEGDAKMATWEDAEGQPRSSLNIVQRSLEVLRRPDNGHSDESN, from the exons ATGTCGGCATTCCTCTCCTCTGTGCGTCCAGCTCTGCGTATGGCCAACGCCCCCCAGGCTGCCCGCGCCTtcagctcctcgcccgcccACTCCGTCGCCCGCCTGACCCTCACCGGCCGCCTCGGCGCAGAGCCTGAGCTCCATGCTACCTCCTCTGGCCAGGAGATTGTCAAGTACAATATCGCTACCTCCCACGGCCCCCGCGATAACCGCCAGACTAGCTGGTGGCGCATCACCAACTTCGTCCCCGAAGGCTCCCAGCGCGATTACATCCTTGGCTTGCAGAAGGG AACCTTACTGTATGTCGAAGGTGATGCCAAGATGGCCACCTGGGAAGATGCCGAGGGCCAGCCCCGGTCCTCTCTGAACATTGTGCAGC GCTCTCTCGAGGTCCTCAGGCGACCTGACAACGGCCACTCTGACGAGTCTAACTAA